DNA sequence from the Stigmatella aurantiaca genome:
ACCCAGTACGCCGCGACGCCCGTGGGCGGCCCCATCCGCTACGCGTACGACGCCCAGGTCATCAACCTGAAGAAGAGCCCCCCGTCCAACTACACCTATTACCTGCCGTCGGGCGCGCCGATGCCGCACGACGACCTGGTCACCTACTACTCCCACAACGCGAAGACGGGCGCGTACCTGTACTGGCCCTACGCCGTCGCGCAGGACATGCGGACGAACGCCCCCACCGGCCAGGTCCACGTCACCATGTCCGGCGCCGTGGTGAACAACGTGCAGGATCTCACCACGCTCAAGAACGTGCCGGGTTACGACAACACGGCCTGGGGCTCGCCCTGGCGCGACAAGTACAACAGCCTGCGCACGCCGGCGGGAAACCGGACGTTGGACCTCATCCACTTCACCGGCCACCACTCCATGGGGCCGCTGGTGGGCCCGGAGTACTTCCTCAAGGACCTCATCTACCAGAGCGCCACCCTGGCGCAGCCCTACTTCCTGGGCGGGGACTTCCAGTCCTCCAAGGGCTTCTTCCCCACCGAGCTCGGCTTCTCCGAGCGCCTCATCCCCACGCTGGCCAAGCTGGGCATCCAGTGGTCCGTCATCGGCGACAACCACTTCTCGCGCACCCTCCGGGACTACCCCTTCCTGAACGAGCCCGGCTCGGACACGCTCGTCTCGCCGCCCAACCGCGCGGACTTCCAGAACACGAGCACCGTGGGCAGCTGGGTGAGCCTGCAGATGGCGCACGAGCAGCAGACCATCCGCAACAAGTATCCCTTCGCCTCCACGCCGCACTGGGTGCGCTACGTGGACCCCGCCACTGGCGCCGAGTCGCGCGTGGTGGGCATCCCCGTCAACCAGAACGGCTCCTGGCTGGAGGGCTGGGAGGGCGAGGCCACCGTGGACGTGGTGGGCCTCAAGGGCTTCGAGGGGCTCGTCCCCCAGCGGCAGTTCTTCGTCATCGCCCATGACGGCGACAACTCGGGCGGCCGGGCCGGCTCGGACAGCACCTGGTACAACGGCCGCAGCGTCACCTGCACCGCGGGCGTGCAGTGCATGGGCATCAGCGAGTACCTGAATGCCCACCTGCCCGTCTCCACCGACGTGGTCCACGTGCAGGACGGCTCCTGGGTGGACACGCGCGACTCCTCGAGCGACCCCCAGTGGCACCACTGGAAGCTGCCGCTGGGCATCTGGAAGGGCCAGTTCCCCGCCTTCAACGCCGCCACCGGCCTGAACCTGGCGCCCAAGACGAACCTCAGCGGCGTGCAGGAGGGGATGACCGTGTCGCTGGAGCACGGCTGGCACTACCTGGAGCGCAACTTCGCCCTGCTCCAGGCCGCGCTCAACTACGCGAAGACCGCCGAGCAGATCTGGCTCGATGCGCACCCCAACCACTGGAAGCCCACCACCGCGCTGGACAGCCAGGTGACGCACGCGGGCAACCAGCTCAACCCGTGGATGTACTCCTTCCCCGTGAAGGGCGATGCGTCGAACGACTGGGCCGGGGGCGCCAACCCCGCCGAGCTGTCCTGGTACTTCCTCTTGCCCGCCATGGACTCGGGCTTCGGCTACTACGACGAGAACCAGGACGACAACGTCAAGCCCACGCTGGCCTTCAACCAGTCGCTCTACTTCTCCAAGCCCTACGTGCAGGACCGGCTCGCCCAGGACCGCACCGGCCCGTCCGTGTGGTGGCCGCAGCGCTGGCCCTACAACCCCGGCAGCGCCAACACGGACAAGTCCGAGGGCTGGACGCTCCACCACTTCAACAACACCTTCGCCATCTACACGTACGCCTATGACGTGAGCGGCCTGTCCAACATCAAGGTCCGCATCCGCACCCACGCGGCCAAGCTCATCGACGCCGCGGACAACACCCACAAGGTGTACGAGCCGGCGGCGCTCAAGGCCGCGGGCGTGCCCCACATCGACACCAGCCGCGTGAGCGCCTGGGTGGACTACCCGATGACCCGGCGCGACCTGAAGCCCGTCATGAACGGCGTCGCGTGGCAGCCCGCCTACCTGCCCGTCATGGCCAAGGTGCCCGCGCAGGAGATCGGCGACCTCTACTACACGTACCTCGGCAACTACCGCGACCAGCTCCTCGACTACTACATCGAGGCCACCGACAGCCGCGGCAACGTCACCCGCAGCGAGATTCAGTCCGTCTACGTGGGCGCCGGCCGGTACAACCTGGTGGGCGGCAAGTACCTGGAGGACGCCAACGGCTCCATCGCCGGCACGCACCCGTTCCTCGTGGTGGACACCACCGCGCCCTCTACCCCCACGGGGCTCTCGGCCACGCGCACGGACCGCTCCGTAAAGCTCTCCTGGAGCGCCGCCTCGGACAACGTGGCGGTGACCGGCTACGTCCTCTTCCGCAACGGCACGCAGGTGGGCACCAGCGCCACGCTGAGCTACACGGACATGGGCCTCACGCCCAGCACCGCCTACAGCTACACCGTGAAGGCGCGCGATGCGGCGGGCAACACCTCCACGGCCAGCGCCGCCCTGAGTGTCACCACCCAGCCGCCCGACACCACCGCGCCCTCCGCCCCCACGGGCCTGAGCGCCTCGGCGGTGACGAGCTCCTCGGTGACGCTGAGCTGGACGGCCGCCACCGACAACTACGGCGTGGCGGGCTATTACGTGTACCGCAACGGCTCGCAGATCGCCGCGCCCACGGGAACGGGCTACACGGATACCTCGCTCTCGCCGAGCACCGGGTACAGCTACACCGTGAAGGCCGCGGATGCCGCGGGCAACACCTCGGCGGCCAGCAGCGCCCTGAGCGTCACCACCCTCACGGGCAACACCGCCACCGTCTATTACAAGAAGGGCTTCGCCACCCCGTACCTCCACTACCGCCCCGCGGGCGGCACGTGGACCGCTGCCCCGGGCGTTCCCATGCCGGACGCGGAGGTGACGGGTTATGCGAAGTACACCGTCAACCTGGGCTCCGCCACGCAGCTCGAGGCCGTCTTCAACAACGGCAGCGGCACCTGGGACAGCAACAACGGCAACAACTACTTCTTCCCTACCGGCACCTCCACCTTCACCGCGGGCGTCATCACCGCTGGGGCCCCCGTGGTGGACTCGACGTCACCGTCCGCCCCGTCCAACCTCACCTCGCCCTCCAAGACGGCCTCCTCCATCACGCTCGCGTGGGCGGCCTCCGCGGACAACGTGGGCGTGACGGGCTACCTCATCTTCCGGGGCACCACGCAGGTGGGCACGTCCACGGGCACCACCTATACGGACAGTGGCCTGGCCGCGAACACCGCCTACAACTACACCGTGAGGGCGCGCGATGCGGCGGGCAACACCTCGGCGGCCAGCGCCGCACTGAGCGTTACCACCAGTTCCGGCAACACCGTCACCCTCTATTACAAGAAGGGCTTTGCCACCCCATACCTCCACTACCGCCCCGCGGGCGGCACGTGGACCGTTGCCCCGGGCGTGGCCATGCCGGACGCGGAGGTGGCGGGCCATGCGAAGTACACCGTCAACCTGGGCTCTGCCACACAGCTCGAGGCCGTCTTCAACAACGGCAGCGGCACCTGGGACAACAATGGCGGGCTGAACTACTTCATCCCCGCCGGCACGCACACGTTCAGCGCGGGCACCGTGACTGCGGGCGCGCCGTCGGGTGACGTCACCGGCCCCTCCGCCCCCACGGGCTTGGCGGTGGCCTCCAAGACGGCCTCCTCCGTGTCGCTCACGTGGAACCCAGTGACCGACTCCAGTGGCATCGCAGGCTACAACGTGTACCGGAACGGCGCGCTGGTGGGTGCGCCCACCGCCGCCAGCTATACGGACACCGGGTTGAGCACCGGCACCGCCTACAGCTACACCGTGCGCGCCCGGGACACCGCGGGCAACCTCTCCTCGGCCAGCGCCGCCCTGAGCGTGACGACGAGCAGCACCGGGGCCACCGTCACCTTCACCGTGACCGCGAGCACCGTGGTGGGACAGAACGTGTACGTGCTGGGCAACACCGCCGCGCTCGGCGCCTGGAGCCCCGCGGCCGCCGTCGCCCTGTCCCCGGCCAACTACCCCGCGTGGAGCGGGACGGTGAGCCTGCCGGGCTCGACGGCCATCGAGTACAAGTACATCAAGAAGGACGGCAACGGGAACGTCACGTGGGAGAGCGGCGCCAACCGCCTCTTCACCACCCCTGCCTCCAGCTCCGCGATACGCACCGACACCTGGAAGTAAGCCGGTGTGAAGGACTCCTGGCGCGAGCATGTTTCACCTCGCGCCAGGGGCTCCGCGGACCCTCCTCCTGTCATCACGAAAACTGCTGCCCGCTAGTACGGGGAAACCGCATGTATTGGGCTGGTGGGGAAGCGCCCTTCCCACCCTGGGATTACTTCTTCCTCCAACCATCGACAAAACAGCGCAGGAGGTTGACGTGTCCTTTGCATGGCGGAAGGAAGCATTGGGTCTCGCGGCAGTGTTGGGCATGGGCTTGCAGGCATGTGCCTCGACTTCGGCACAGCAGCCCTCGGCTGTGTCGCGTGCACCCACGGGACAGAACGCCGAAGCCGAAGCCACGGGGACGGAGAGCGATGCCCCCCACCTGCGCCTGGCGATGGCGCGCAAGCAGTGTGAGCTGACCGCGCGCAACGTCCGGGGTTACACGCGGGCCATCGCGGGCCCCGCACGCGTGACGGGCCCGGACACCGCGTGGGTCGAGTTGCACGTCGGCAGGCCCTACTCGCACACGCCACTGGGCTGCACCTACGACGCCCAGTCCAATCAGGCCCACGTGCCCTGAGAACGGAGAGCCTCAGTATTCGAGCTTCATGCTCGAGGCCTGAAGCGCGGGGTCCGTGAGATCGATGAGCTGCATGGAGGCCAGCTCGGACGCGTGGATGTGCCCCACCACGACGCCTTCGATCTTCGCGTCGTAAGGAACAGGGTGGGCCGTGTCGCCCCCGAAGACCACGTGCTTCGGGTTGTTCGCCGGATCCGTGTAGGAAGAAGGATCCACGACGTCCAGCGGGGAGAGCTTCACCTCGAAGAGGTAGTAGCCCTCCCCTTCCTTCAGCTTGCCGGCCATGTCGGGATTGGTCGCCACGGAGAGCGCCACGCGCTTGTCCTCCGAGACGGACAGGAACGCGTCTGAGTCCTTCAGGCGCTCCAGGTCCCGGCTCCGCTCCTGCTCATAGCTCTTGCTCGCGGGGACCGTCTTGTCCGTCTTGGCCCGCTCCATGTGGGGCGCCTGGTAGAGGTTGTTCTTCTCGGCGGGCTTGAAGGCGCGCATCACCGAGCTCCGGCTGAACGGGCGGATGTGGCCTGTCAGCGCCTCCTTCAGGGGCGCATCCGCCAACTCCCGGGTGTTGGGAAGGGCGTTGTCTCCGGCGATGACCTTCAAGCCGCCCTCGCGGATGCGCGCATCGAGGTCCCCGTACTTGTCCAGGCTGCGAAACGCCCGGCTGGTCATGCCAGCCTCGTTGGAGATCTTGCTGGCCACGTCCGGCGTGAGCTTCAAGGCCCGGTAGTACGTCTTCTGCCCCAACTGCTGCGAGAACTCCTGACGGATGGCGAACGGGGACTTGCCGGCGAGCCGGTCCTGGTTCTTCAGCGCGAATTCGCAGAACGCGCCCCGGTGGACCTCGGACATCACCCCCGGGTCGATCAGCAGCTTCCTGAAGTCATGCTCTTTCGAGGCGCCGAAAGCGGTGTTGAGCCGCTCCATGTCCCCCAGCATCGGCCCCGCCAGCTCGCCATACCGGCTCTGGGCATAGGCGGGGAAATCCTTGATGCCTTCCGAGGCCTTCTCGAAGAACTCCGCGCGGGGCATCTTCGCGGCGGCCTGGATGTTGGACATCCCCCAGAGCGCGTTCTCCACGTCCCCCGGGGAGACCTGTCTCGTGTTGAAGGGAAGCTGCACGGAGGCGGTGGAAGCCTCTCCCACCGCCTTGTTCCCTCCCACCTTCGAGCCGCTGGGCTTGGCGTAGGAGAACCGTGGCGGGGCCTTCGCCCCTCCGAGGGTGCCTGGCTTCGAGGGCCCCCCTTTCAAGTCCAGGGCGTTGCCTGGCTTCCCCGAGGGCTTCTCCACATAGGCATCCCCGGAGGGCTCCGGCGAGAGCGCGTTCGGCTTGACGGGAGCGGTCTGCGCCCCGTCCACCGGCGGTGTGTTGGAGTGGGAGACGGCATCGGGGGTGGCGTCAGGCGAAGCCTTCGCGGGCGCCGGCGAGGGAGGACGCGAGATGCGAGAGGAGTGCATGGCCTCTCATTTATACCCTGTCTGATTTGGCCTCGCACCGCCCTCACCGGCCTGGGGAAGGGTCCCTTCGAATTCGAGAAGCCACTTCTTGGCGGGGAGCCCCCCCGCGAAGCCCGTGAGCGAACCGTTGGAGCCAATCACGCGATGGCATGGCACGATGATGGGGAGGGGGTTCTGGCCATTGGCCAACCCCACGGCCCGCACCGCCGACGGCCGCCCGATTTGCTTCGCCAGGCTGGCGTAGCTGACCGTCGTCCCAAAGGGCAGCACGCTCAAGGCCCGCCACACCTGCCGCTGGAACTCCGTGCCCCCAGCCGCCAGCGCCACCTCCCCGAACGTCCTTCGCCGGCCCGCGAAATAGTCCTCGAGCGCCGCACGGGCCCTCTCCAGATGGGTGCGCGCGGGCGCCGTTCCCCGGGCCTCCCGTAGCTGCCGGGGATCCGTGGCGAACAACACCAGGCGGAGGCCTTCCTCGCTCGCGGCGAGCCGCAGCTCGCCAATGGGCGTCTGGAGACGTTCCGTGGCCAGGGCTTCTTCTGTCAGGGCGCGTTTCATGGGTGCATTCTCCCGGCTCAGGCGGCGGTGTTCGCGGCCAGGTCCACTTGGGGTTCGGTCCACAGCAACAGCGCCGCGTAGCCCCGCCAGGGCCGCCACGCCTCCGCCATCCGTTCGAGGGCCTGTGGCGCCAGCAGGGTGCCGCTGCCCGCCGCCTTGCGCAGGGCGAGGTCCGACGCGGGAAAAGCGTCCGGCTCCCCCAGCGCGCGCAGGGCGATGTAGTGCGCTGTCCATTCGCCAATCCCGGGCAGCGTGACGAGCCGGGCCACGCTGTCTTCGAGGCTCGCGCCGGGCTTCAGCTCACAGGTGCCCTCGGCACAGGCGGCCGCCAGGCCCTTCAGCGCCAGGATGCGTCCGCCCGTGAGCCCGAGCCCCGACAGGTCCGCCTCTGCCAGGGCGGGGGCGGTAGGGAAGAAGTGGGTCAGGCCCTGGTGCGCGAAGGAGGCCGGCGTGCCACACCGCGCCACCACCCGCCCCGCGAGCGTCGTGGCCCCCTTCACCGACACCTGCTGTCCCAGGATGGCGCGGACCGCCAGCTCGAAGGGCTCGAACGCCCCCGGCACACGCACCCCACCCGCCCGCGCGAGCCGGGGGCCCACCACCGGGTCCTTCCCGAGCGCCACCGCGAGCGCCGCGGGGTCCGCGTCCAGGTCGAACAGCCTGCGGACCCGCGCCACGAGCTGGCGCACGGGCAGCGGCCCCGTTCCCTCGATTCGAACCGACAGGGCCCGGTGCCCCGGCTGGTGGGACACGCCGAGGATTCCCTCACTGCCGCCGAGCCGGTAGGTCCGGTGGTAGGCGCCTTCCGCCACCGCCTCGACGCCCGGGATGGCCCGGCCCGCGAGATAGGCAAGCACCCGCTCCCAGTCGAACGGCGGCCGATACCCCAGGCGCAGGGAGATGGCCGCAGAGGCCTGGGCAGGGGCGGCGCGGGAGACGCGGCGCAGCTCGCTCGGGCTGCGCGCGTAGGCGGTCCGCAGGGCGTCGTTGAACCGGCGGAGGCTCTGGAAGCCCGCCGCCGCCGCCACCTCGCTCAAGGGCAGCCCCGTCTCGGTGAGGAGCTGCTTGGCCACCAGCAACCGCCGGTTGCCCGCCACCGCCTGGGGGCTCGCGCCCAGGTGCCGCACGAAGAGCCGGTGGAGCTGCCGCTCACCGATGCCGAGCCGTGCGGCGAGCTGTCCCACCGAGCCCTCATCGAGCGCGCCCTCGTCGATCATCCGCAGCGCCCGGGCCACGCTCGCCTCGGTGCCCGCCCAGGCGGGCGTTCCCGGCGCGGCCTCGGGACGGCAGCGCAAGCAGGAGCGGAACCCCAGCGCCTCGGCGGCGGCCGCGCTGGGCGCGAAGGTGCAGTTCTCCCGCTTCGGCGTCCGCGCGGGGCACACCGGCCGGCAGTAGATGCGGGTGGTCCGGACGCAGACGAAGAAGCGGCCGTCAAACCGCGCATCCCGCCCCACGAGCGCGCGGTAACAGAGGTCCGGGTCTGGCGGTTCGAGGGAGTCCATGCGCTGCAATTAACCGTATCCCCGCGCGGGCCGCTCGCCAGAATCGGACGTCACCGTGGGCCCCTTCCGAGTGCACGGTGGCGGAACCTCGCCGCATCCAATGCTGGCCTTGGGCAGGCGTCTCGGTGAGGCTCCCCCCGCGTGGACGAGACGAACCTGCCCGACCCTGAAGCCCTCCGCCGCCTGCTCACCAGCGCCCTGACGCTGCCCGCCCTGGCGCCGCATGCCGTCCGGCTAGAGCGGCTGCGCGAAGATTATGCCCGGGGGGTGGCGCGCAAGGATGCGCCCCTCACCGTCGCCCTCGTGGGGGCCACCGGCGCGGGCAAGTCCACCCTGCTCAATGCCCTTGCGGGACAGGCCCTCGCCCGCGAGGGCGAGAACCGCCCCACCAGCAC
Encoded proteins:
- a CDS encoding carbohydrate binding domain-containing protein, encoding MHRLKQWALLALAAVCLQAAPAWGQPAAAHVYHNHMPNFWPYYDVTQYAATPVGGPIRYAYDAQVINLKKSPPSNYTYYLPSGAPMPHDDLVTYYSHNAKTGAYLYWPYAVAQDMRTNAPTGQVHVTMSGAVVNNVQDLTTLKNVPGYDNTAWGSPWRDKYNSLRTPAGNRTLDLIHFTGHHSMGPLVGPEYFLKDLIYQSATLAQPYFLGGDFQSSKGFFPTELGFSERLIPTLAKLGIQWSVIGDNHFSRTLRDYPFLNEPGSDTLVSPPNRADFQNTSTVGSWVSLQMAHEQQTIRNKYPFASTPHWVRYVDPATGAESRVVGIPVNQNGSWLEGWEGEATVDVVGLKGFEGLVPQRQFFVIAHDGDNSGGRAGSDSTWYNGRSVTCTAGVQCMGISEYLNAHLPVSTDVVHVQDGSWVDTRDSSSDPQWHHWKLPLGIWKGQFPAFNAATGLNLAPKTNLSGVQEGMTVSLEHGWHYLERNFALLQAALNYAKTAEQIWLDAHPNHWKPTTALDSQVTHAGNQLNPWMYSFPVKGDASNDWAGGANPAELSWYFLLPAMDSGFGYYDENQDDNVKPTLAFNQSLYFSKPYVQDRLAQDRTGPSVWWPQRWPYNPGSANTDKSEGWTLHHFNNTFAIYTYAYDVSGLSNIKVRIRTHAAKLIDAADNTHKVYEPAALKAAGVPHIDTSRVSAWVDYPMTRRDLKPVMNGVAWQPAYLPVMAKVPAQEIGDLYYTYLGNYRDQLLDYYIEATDSRGNVTRSEIQSVYVGAGRYNLVGGKYLEDANGSIAGTHPFLVVDTTAPSTPTGLSATRTDRSVKLSWSAASDNVAVTGYVLFRNGTQVGTSATLSYTDMGLTPSTAYSYTVKARDAAGNTSTASAALSVTTQPPDTTAPSAPTGLSASAVTSSSVTLSWTAATDNYGVAGYYVYRNGSQIAAPTGTGYTDTSLSPSTGYSYTVKAADAAGNTSAASSALSVTTLTGNTATVYYKKGFATPYLHYRPAGGTWTAAPGVPMPDAEVTGYAKYTVNLGSATQLEAVFNNGSGTWDSNNGNNYFFPTGTSTFTAGVITAGAPVVDSTSPSAPSNLTSPSKTASSITLAWAASADNVGVTGYLIFRGTTQVGTSTGTTYTDSGLAANTAYNYTVRARDAAGNTSAASAALSVTTSSGNTVTLYYKKGFATPYLHYRPAGGTWTVAPGVAMPDAEVAGHAKYTVNLGSATQLEAVFNNGSGTWDNNGGLNYFIPAGTHTFSAGTVTAGAPSGDVTGPSAPTGLAVASKTASSVSLTWNPVTDSSGIAGYNVYRNGALVGAPTAASYTDTGLSTGTAYSYTVRARDTAGNLSSASAALSVTTSSTGATVTFTVTASTVVGQNVYVLGNTAALGAWSPAAAVALSPANYPAWSGTVSLPGSTAIEYKYIKKDGNGNVTWESGANRLFTTPASSSAIRTDTWK
- a CDS encoding methylated-DNA--[protein]-cysteine S-methyltransferase is translated as MKRALTEEALATERLQTPIGELRLAASEEGLRLVLFATDPRQLREARGTAPARTHLERARAALEDYFAGRRRTFGEVALAAGGTEFQRQVWRALSVLPFGTTVSYASLAKQIGRPSAVRAVGLANGQNPLPIIVPCHRVIGSNGSLTGFAGGLPAKKWLLEFEGTLPQAGEGGARPNQTGYK
- a CDS encoding DNA-3-methyladenine glycosylase 2 gives rise to the protein MDSLEPPDPDLCYRALVGRDARFDGRFFVCVRTTRIYCRPVCPARTPKRENCTFAPSAAAAEALGFRSCLRCRPEAAPGTPAWAGTEASVARALRMIDEGALDEGSVGQLAARLGIGERQLHRLFVRHLGASPQAVAGNRRLLVAKQLLTETGLPLSEVAAAAGFQSLRRFNDALRTAYARSPSELRRVSRAAPAQASAAISLRLGYRPPFDWERVLAYLAGRAIPGVEAVAEGAYHRTYRLGGSEGILGVSHQPGHRALSVRIEGTGPLPVRQLVARVRRLFDLDADPAALAVALGKDPVVGPRLARAGGVRVPGAFEPFELAVRAILGQQVSVKGATTLAGRVVARCGTPASFAHQGLTHFFPTAPALAEADLSGLGLTGGRILALKGLAAACAEGTCELKPGASLEDSVARLVTLPGIGEWTAHYIALRALGEPDAFPASDLALRKAAGSGTLLAPQALERMAEAWRPWRGYAALLLWTEPQVDLAANTAA